The following coding sequences lie in one Peribacillus frigoritolerans genomic window:
- the tdh gene encoding L-threonine 3-dehydrogenase, translating to MSGKMKAVVKHHRGYGAQLQNVDIPEIRDDEVLIRVKMTSICGTDIHIFTWDEWSQGRVNPPYVFGHEFAGEVMEIGASVSNVSVGDCVSAETHIVCGTCRQCLTGQFHICKKTNIIGVDKQGCFAEYIALPAKNLWKNPSDMPLDMATIQEPMGNAVHSVLAGEVLGKTVAIIGCGPIGLMAIAVAKAAGADKVIALDINEYRLQLAKKMGATDLIHSIKQDPLKITKSLTSADGVDVVCEMSGNPAAIQQGFKMATNGGRISILSLPSKPVTLNITEDIVFKGLTVQGITGRKMFSTWQQVSSLLESGKVDVKPMITHRFPLSDFEKGFELMIKGQCGKVLLIP from the coding sequence TTGAGTGGGAAAATGAAAGCCGTCGTCAAACACCACCGAGGTTATGGGGCTCAATTACAAAATGTCGATATTCCGGAAATTCGTGATGACGAAGTATTGATTCGAGTGAAAATGACCTCGATATGTGGAACGGATATTCATATTTTTACCTGGGATGAATGGTCGCAGGGAAGAGTGAATCCACCATACGTATTTGGGCACGAATTTGCTGGGGAAGTAATGGAGATAGGAGCAAGTGTAAGCAATGTTTCGGTTGGTGATTGCGTATCTGCAGAAACACATATCGTTTGCGGCACATGCAGGCAGTGCTTAACCGGACAATTCCATATTTGTAAAAAAACAAACATTATCGGTGTCGATAAACAAGGATGCTTTGCAGAGTATATAGCTCTGCCCGCCAAAAATTTATGGAAAAATCCAAGTGATATGCCACTTGATATGGCTACCATACAAGAACCGATGGGCAATGCAGTCCATTCAGTGCTAGCTGGCGAGGTGCTGGGTAAAACGGTGGCAATAATTGGCTGTGGCCCAATCGGGCTGATGGCGATTGCTGTAGCAAAGGCAGCAGGTGCTGATAAAGTAATCGCTCTTGATATTAATGAATATCGACTTCAGCTGGCCAAAAAGATGGGTGCTACAGACCTCATTCATTCGATTAAACAGGATCCATTGAAAATCACGAAAAGCCTCACAAGTGCCGATGGGGTGGATGTCGTTTGCGAAATGAGCGGTAATCCGGCGGCTATCCAACAAGGGTTTAAGATGGCGACAAATGGTGGAAGAATATCAATTCTAAGTTTGCCTTCTAAGCCCGTCACCCTTAATATAACGGAGGATATAGTATTCAAGGGCCTTACTGTCCAAGGAATAACAGGAAGGAAGATGTTTTCAACCTGGCAACAGGTTTCAAGCCTGCTTGAAAGTGGCAAGGTTGATGTAAAACCAATGATTACCCACCGTTTTCCACTAAGCGATTTTGAAAAGGGATTTGAACTGATGATCAAAGGTCAGTGTGGTAAGGTGCTCCTGATACCTTAA
- the miaB gene encoding tRNA (N6-isopentenyl adenosine(37)-C2)-methylthiotransferase MiaB: MNEKQRLESQQVQAENPADKKSEKDFSKYFQAVYIPPSLKDAKKRGKEEVEYHDDFAIPEGFRGMGEGKKFYIRTFGCQMNEHDTEVMAGIFMALGYQPTDTVDDANVILLNTCAIREGAENKVFGELGHLKSLKLEKPDLLLGVCGCMSQEESVVKRILEKHHFVDMIFGTHNIHRLPQILNEAYLSKEMVIEVWSKEGDVIENLPKVRKGKTKAWVNIMYGCDKFCTYCIVPYTRGKERSRRPADIIQEVRHLAAQGYKEITLLGQNVNAYGKDFTDIEYRFGDLMDEIRKIDIPRIRFTTSHPRDFDDHLIEVLAKGGNLVDHIHLPVQSGSTETLKIMARKYTREQYLELVKKIKEAIPGASLTTDIIVGYPNETEEHFEETMSLYREVGFDAAYTYIYSPREGTPAAKMQDNVPMEVKKERLQRLNSLVNETCALKMKEYDGQIVEVLVEGESKKNAEVLAGYTTKNKLVNFKGPKSAIGQIVKVKITGTKTWSLNGDMVEEATAIEVE, encoded by the coding sequence ATGAACGAGAAACAACGATTAGAATCACAACAAGTACAGGCTGAGAATCCAGCGGACAAAAAATCCGAAAAGGACTTCAGTAAGTACTTTCAAGCCGTTTATATTCCGCCTTCCTTAAAAGATGCGAAAAAGCGAGGAAAAGAAGAAGTAGAATATCATGATGACTTTGCCATTCCTGAAGGTTTCCGTGGAATGGGAGAAGGTAAAAAGTTTTACATTCGTACTTTTGGCTGTCAAATGAACGAACATGATACAGAAGTCATGGCGGGCATCTTTATGGCACTTGGTTATCAGCCGACAGACACGGTGGATGATGCTAACGTCATTTTACTTAACACTTGTGCGATTCGGGAAGGCGCAGAGAATAAAGTGTTCGGTGAATTGGGACATTTAAAATCATTGAAATTGGAAAAGCCGGATCTATTGCTTGGGGTTTGCGGTTGTATGTCACAAGAGGAGTCAGTTGTAAAGCGGATTCTAGAGAAGCACCATTTTGTAGATATGATTTTCGGAACGCATAATATCCACCGCCTGCCGCAAATTCTTAATGAAGCTTATCTTTCCAAGGAAATGGTCATTGAGGTTTGGTCTAAAGAAGGTGATGTAATCGAGAACCTTCCGAAAGTGCGTAAAGGAAAAACGAAGGCATGGGTCAATATCATGTATGGCTGCGATAAGTTTTGTACATACTGCATCGTACCGTACACAAGAGGGAAAGAAAGAAGCCGCAGGCCTGCAGATATCATACAGGAAGTCCGTCATTTAGCGGCACAGGGTTACAAGGAAATAACCCTGCTTGGACAGAATGTGAATGCTTATGGTAAAGATTTTACGGATATCGAATACCGTTTCGGTGATTTGATGGATGAAATCCGCAAAATCGATATTCCGCGTATTCGTTTTACGACAAGCCATCCACGTGATTTCGATGATCACTTGATTGAAGTATTGGCTAAGGGCGGTAATCTCGTTGACCATATCCATCTTCCAGTTCAATCGGGAAGTACGGAAACACTTAAAATCATGGCCCGTAAATATACACGTGAACAATATTTAGAGCTAGTAAAAAAAATCAAGGAAGCTATCCCAGGTGCATCGCTAACCACTGACATCATTGTAGGTTATCCGAATGAAACGGAAGAGCACTTTGAAGAAACGATGTCTTTATACCGTGAAGTTGGTTTCGATGCGGCATATACTTACATCTATTCACCACGTGAGGGAACACCGGCTGCGAAAATGCAGGATAATGTACCGATGGAAGTGAAAAAGGAACGTCTGCAGCGCTTGAACTCCCTTGTCAATGAAACGTGTGCATTGAAAATGAAGGAGTATGATGGGCAGATTGTTGAAGTGCTCGTTGAAGGCGAAAGCAAGAAGAATGCGGAAGTATTAGCAGGTTATACAACGAAAAATAAGCTCGTGAACTTCAAAGGACCAAAATCCGCTATTGGCCAAATCGTAAAAGTGAAAATCACCGGAACGAAAACATGGTCACTGAATGGGGATATGGTTGAAGAAGCAACGGCGATTGAGGTGGAGTAA
- a CDS encoding RicAFT regulatory complex protein RicA family protein, with translation MTKYTKDDILNKAAELAEMIASTEEVDFFKRAEAHINENQKIREMIASIKSLQKQAVNFQHYGKEKAYSQVQAKIDALEKQLDELPIVQEFKQSQVDVNDLLQMVSSQVSNKVTDLIIESTEGDVLRGETGSKVQAGGGSCS, from the coding sequence ATGACGAAATATACTAAAGATGACATTCTGAACAAAGCTGCCGAGCTTGCTGAAATGATCGCAAGCACGGAAGAAGTCGATTTCTTTAAACGGGCAGAAGCTCACATCAATGAAAACCAAAAAATCCGTGAAATGATCGCCAGCATCAAGAGCTTACAAAAACAGGCTGTAAACTTCCAGCATTACGGCAAAGAGAAAGCATACAGTCAAGTTCAGGCCAAAATCGATGCACTGGAAAAACAATTGGATGAACTTCCGATCGTGCAAGAATTCAAACAATCCCAAGTGGATGTAAATGACCTTTTACAAATGGTTTCATCACAGGTATCGAATAAGGTGACGGACCTGATTATTGAATCGACCGAAGGAGACGTCCTTCGCGGTGAGACAGGTTCAAAGGTACAAGCAGGCGGCGGAAGCTGTTCATGA
- a CDS encoding outer spore coat protein CotE — MSQYREIITKAVVAKGRKFTKSSHTICPAHHPSSILGCWIINHKYDAKKVGKKVEIHGSYEINVWYSYNQNSKTEVVTEKVQYTDVISLKYRDPDCLDDHEIVAKAVQQPNCLEACISPCGQKIIVHVEREFFVEVVGETKICVAVSPDGRCEDDWGSDFDDEDFEDLDPDFLDEFEDE; from the coding sequence ATGTCACAATATAGAGAGATAATTACTAAAGCGGTGGTGGCAAAAGGACGCAAATTCACAAAGTCCTCTCACACCATTTGCCCGGCTCATCATCCTTCTAGCATTCTAGGTTGTTGGATCATCAACCATAAATACGATGCAAAGAAAGTCGGCAAAAAGGTAGAAATTCACGGCAGCTACGAAATCAACGTCTGGTATTCCTATAACCAAAATTCGAAGACGGAAGTTGTAACTGAAAAAGTGCAATATACCGACGTTATTTCGCTGAAATACCGTGATCCCGATTGTCTTGATGACCATGAAATCGTTGCAAAAGCTGTCCAACAGCCGAATTGTTTAGAAGCTTGCATCTCCCCATGTGGACAAAAAATCATTGTCCATGTGGAAAGGGAATTCTTTGTGGAAGTCGTCGGCGAAACGAAAATTTGTGTCGCTGTAAGTCCAGATGGCCGCTGTGAGGATGACTGGGGCTCTGATTTCGATGATGAGGATTTCGAAGATTTAGATCCGGATTTCCTTGATGAATTCGAAGACGAATAG
- the mutS gene encoding DNA mismatch repair protein MutS translates to MAGYTPMIQQYLKIKAEYQDAFLFFRLGDFYEMFFDDALNASQELEITLTSREGGSEERIPMCGIPYHSAANYIDILIEKGFKVAICEQTEDPKQAKGVVRREVVQLITPGTKMDSKGLREKENNYIATITYFSDGQFGFGYNDLSTGENKVTLIESFEEVLNEFAILGASEVVIAEDFNEEWKKKLQERGAAALSLENNLDQSESFVALLHLLKDQKLATTTSRLLNYLYRTQKRSLDHLQPVLAYETSQYMKIDYYSKRNLELTETIRSKGKKGSLLWLLDETKTAMGGRMLKQWIDRPLINKKQIERRQSLVETLKNQYFERQDLRERLKEVYDLERLAGRVAFGNVNARDLIQLKRSLQQVPIIREIVKSMASNHDISILADKLDPCEEVTDLLETALVENPPLSVKEGNIIQDGFHKELDTYRDASRNGKTWIAQLEREERERTGIKSLKIGYNRVFGYYIEVTRANLHLLEEGRYERKQTLTNAERYITPELKEKEALILQAEEKSISLEYDLFLNLREEVKSYIPRLQDLAKGVSELDVLQCFATISEERHYVKPVFSDDRRIVLKEGRHPVVEKVLQSQEYVPNDCFMDGDRELLLITGPNMSGKSTYMRQIALTSILAQIGCFVSASIAELPIFDKVFTRIGAADDLISGQSTFMVEMLEARNAIMNATENSLILFDEIGRGTSTYDGMALAQAIIEYIHEEIGAKTLFSTHYHELTVLAAELPKLKNIHVSAIEQNGNVVFLHKIKEGPADKSYGIHVAKLADLPEQLIDRAAAILAQLENENGLAKEMPEQPAASVKAPIAEVAPVTSVNEAQLSFFGEEAPKGKMNSSPKEKKVLDDIKSLDILEMTPLEAMNTLYKLQKKLK, encoded by the coding sequence ATGGCTGGATATACTCCGATGATACAGCAATATTTAAAAATTAAGGCAGAGTATCAGGATGCCTTTTTATTTTTTCGTTTAGGCGATTTTTATGAAATGTTTTTTGACGATGCGCTGAATGCATCTCAAGAGCTCGAAATCACATTAACAAGCCGAGAAGGCGGTAGTGAAGAGCGAATTCCGATGTGCGGCATTCCGTATCACTCGGCTGCTAATTATATTGATATATTGATAGAAAAAGGTTTTAAAGTAGCTATTTGTGAACAAACCGAAGATCCGAAGCAAGCCAAAGGAGTTGTACGCAGGGAAGTTGTCCAGCTGATTACTCCGGGAACGAAAATGGATAGTAAGGGTCTTCGTGAAAAGGAAAATAATTATATTGCCACGATCACTTATTTCTCGGATGGTCAGTTTGGCTTTGGATACAATGATTTATCGACAGGGGAAAATAAGGTCACTCTAATTGAGAGTTTCGAGGAAGTTCTGAATGAATTTGCCATCCTTGGTGCGAGTGAAGTGGTCATTGCCGAGGATTTCAATGAAGAATGGAAAAAAAAGCTGCAAGAACGGGGCGCTGCCGCTCTATCCCTAGAGAATAATTTGGATCAAAGCGAGTCATTCGTTGCACTGCTTCATCTGTTAAAAGACCAGAAACTGGCGACAACGACTTCACGTTTATTGAATTATCTATACCGTACCCAAAAGCGCAGCCTGGATCATTTACAGCCAGTGCTTGCATATGAAACATCTCAATATATGAAAATTGATTATTATAGCAAACGTAATTTGGAATTAACTGAAACCATTCGTTCCAAAGGTAAAAAAGGCTCATTATTATGGCTGCTTGATGAAACGAAAACAGCCATGGGCGGAAGAATGTTGAAACAATGGATTGATAGACCGCTCATTAATAAAAAACAGATCGAGCGGAGACAAAGCCTTGTTGAAACCCTAAAAAATCAATACTTCGAACGGCAGGACTTACGTGAACGCCTGAAGGAAGTGTACGACTTGGAGCGACTTGCCGGAAGGGTGGCCTTCGGGAATGTAAACGCTCGGGACTTGATTCAACTGAAACGTTCATTGCAACAGGTGCCGATCATTCGTGAAATCGTTAAGTCAATGGCTTCAAATCACGATATTTCAATTCTGGCCGATAAATTGGATCCTTGCGAAGAAGTGACGGATTTGCTTGAAACGGCACTTGTAGAAAACCCTCCATTGTCCGTGAAGGAAGGAAATATCATTCAGGACGGTTTCCATAAGGAGCTGGATACATACAGGGATGCCAGCAGAAACGGGAAAACTTGGATTGCACAGCTTGAACGGGAAGAGCGGGAACGCACAGGAATCAAATCATTGAAAATCGGATATAATCGTGTTTTTGGCTATTATATTGAAGTCACACGAGCCAATTTGCATCTTCTTGAAGAAGGCCGTTATGAACGGAAGCAAACTTTAACGAATGCCGAACGTTATATCACACCTGAGTTGAAAGAGAAGGAAGCTTTGATTTTACAAGCAGAAGAAAAAAGCATCAGTTTGGAATATGACCTATTCCTCAATCTTCGTGAAGAGGTCAAAAGCTATATCCCGCGCTTACAGGATTTAGCGAAAGGTGTCAGTGAACTGGATGTCTTGCAGTGCTTTGCGACGATTAGCGAAGAACGCCATTATGTGAAGCCTGTCTTTTCTGATGATCGAAGAATCGTACTGAAGGAAGGCCGGCATCCAGTGGTCGAGAAAGTCCTTCAATCACAGGAGTATGTCCCTAATGACTGCTTCATGGATGGAGACCGGGAGTTACTCTTGATTACAGGGCCTAATATGTCGGGTAAAAGTACCTATATGCGTCAGATAGCGCTAACATCGATTTTAGCGCAAATTGGATGCTTCGTATCCGCAAGTATAGCTGAATTGCCTATTTTTGATAAGGTATTCACTAGGATCGGCGCGGCAGATGATTTGATTTCCGGTCAAAGTACATTCATGGTCGAGATGCTTGAAGCAAGAAATGCCATCATGAATGCGACAGAAAACAGTTTAATATTATTTGATGAGATAGGGCGGGGAACATCAACTTACGATGGGATGGCGCTTGCCCAGGCCATCATTGAATATATTCATGAGGAAATTGGGGCAAAAACTCTCTTTTCGACTCATTATCACGAATTGACAGTGCTGGCAGCGGAACTGCCAAAATTGAAAAATATCCATGTCAGTGCCATTGAGCAAAATGGAAATGTCGTTTTCCTTCATAAAATTAAAGAAGGTCCAGCAGATAAAAGCTATGGAATTCACGTGGCAAAGCTAGCTGATTTACCGGAGCAGTTAATAGATCGGGCGGCCGCAATTTTAGCGCAGCTGGAAAATGAAAATGGACTGGCAAAGGAGATGCCTGAACAGCCTGCTGCTTCTGTAAAAGCACCTATTGCTGAAGTAGCCCCGGTAACATCCGTCAATGAGGCACAGCTTTCCTTCTTTGGGGAAGAGGCTCCTAAAGGAAAAATGAATTCCTCGCCTAAGGAAAAAAAGGTGCTTGATGACATAAAATCACTGGATATTCTTGAAATGACGCCACTTGAGGCGATGAATACCCTTTATAAATTACAAAAGAAACTTAAATGA
- the mutL gene encoding DNA mismatch repair endonuclease MutL codes for MGKIIQLDEALSNKIAAGEVVERPASVVKELVENAIDANSTIIEIELVEAGLGSIRIVDNGDGILADDIEAAFKRHATSKIKDENDLFRIRTLGFRGEAMPSIASVSRFEMKSSTGEGVGTRILLEGGMVKELEASSSRKGTDILVSDLFYNTPARLKYMKTIHTELGNITDVANRLALSHPDVSIRLTHNEKRILHTNGNGDVRQVLAAIYGTNIAKKMIPVQASSLDFKLSGYIVMPEVTRASRNYISTMINGRFIKNYALVKAILDGYHTLLPIGRFPIALLNIEMDPILVDVNVHPSKMEVRLSKEQELFSLVSETIKSSFKKMSLIPSGYTPAAKPEQVKSEQTTLELDHVVESGKRVLEEAKKEASLLKDTLIREKQEQKSYVDHNEDFDFEPVKEIIYSNEQQQMEDVYVPVLQDDESKPYFESAEKYTTYTVEQEEEIEANEPANRIPPMYPIGQMHGTYIFAQNEKGLYIIDQHAAQERIKYEYFKEKVGRVENELQDMLVPITLEFSTDQCIRINEYRHELEKVGVYLEEFGYNAYIVRSHPQWFPKGIEQEILEEMIEQLLSMKKVDIKKLREEAAIMMSCKASIKANRHLRNDEIQALLDELRRTTDPFTCPHGRPIIISYSIYEMEKMFKRIM; via the coding sequence ATGGGGAAAATCATACAGCTCGACGAGGCTTTATCTAATAAAATCGCAGCTGGCGAAGTTGTTGAACGCCCAGCCTCAGTGGTTAAGGAACTTGTGGAAAACGCAATAGATGCAAACAGTACCATTATAGAGATTGAATTGGTGGAGGCTGGACTTGGTTCCATTAGGATCGTGGATAATGGCGATGGGATTTTGGCTGATGACATAGAAGCGGCATTTAAACGTCACGCCACAAGTAAAATAAAAGATGAAAATGACCTCTTCCGAATCCGAACACTCGGCTTCCGCGGTGAAGCAATGCCCAGTATTGCTTCAGTTTCCCGTTTTGAAATGAAAAGCAGCACTGGCGAAGGTGTAGGAACGCGCATACTTCTTGAAGGCGGCATGGTTAAGGAACTTGAGGCTTCATCCAGCCGTAAAGGAACGGATATCCTTGTTTCCGACTTGTTTTACAATACTCCTGCAAGGTTGAAATATATGAAAACCATTCATACCGAGCTAGGAAATATTACGGATGTGGCTAACAGGCTCGCACTTTCGCACCCGGATGTTTCTATACGGTTAACACACAATGAGAAGCGTATTCTGCATACGAATGGTAACGGCGATGTCAGGCAGGTGCTAGCCGCAATTTATGGGACGAATATTGCCAAAAAGATGATTCCGGTTCAGGCAAGCTCATTGGACTTCAAATTATCCGGATATATCGTCATGCCCGAAGTCACACGGGCTTCAAGAAATTATATTTCAACCATGATAAACGGCCGCTTCATTAAAAACTATGCGCTCGTGAAAGCAATCCTGGATGGTTACCATACACTTCTACCAATTGGGCGTTTTCCAATTGCTTTGTTGAATATTGAAATGGACCCGATTCTTGTCGATGTCAATGTACATCCGTCCAAAATGGAGGTAAGGCTCAGCAAGGAACAGGAATTGTTCAGTCTTGTATCGGAAACGATCAAATCTTCGTTTAAAAAGATGTCTCTAATTCCAAGTGGATATACACCTGCAGCAAAGCCGGAACAGGTGAAAAGTGAACAAACTACGCTGGAATTGGACCATGTTGTGGAAAGCGGCAAGCGGGTTCTTGAAGAAGCCAAGAAAGAAGCTTCACTCTTGAAGGATACCTTGATTCGTGAAAAGCAGGAACAAAAGAGTTATGTGGATCATAATGAAGATTTCGACTTTGAACCAGTAAAGGAAATAATCTATAGCAATGAACAGCAGCAAATGGAAGATGTCTATGTACCGGTCTTACAAGATGATGAAAGCAAACCATATTTCGAGTCAGCCGAAAAGTATACAACCTACACTGTCGAACAAGAGGAAGAAATCGAAGCGAATGAACCTGCTAACCGCATCCCTCCCATGTACCCGATTGGGCAAATGCATGGAACATATATTTTCGCCCAAAACGAAAAAGGTTTATATATCATAGACCAACATGCTGCCCAGGAACGGATCAAATACGAGTATTTTAAAGAGAAGGTCGGACGTGTTGAAAACGAGCTACAAGACATGCTGGTTCCCATCACCCTTGAATTTTCAACAGACCAATGTATCCGGATAAATGAATATCGGCATGAGTTGGAAAAAGTCGGCGTCTATTTAGAGGAGTTTGGCTACAACGCCTATATTGTCCGATCGCATCCACAATGGTTCCCTAAAGGAATTGAACAGGAAATCCTTGAAGAAATGATTGAACAATTGCTCTCGATGAAAAAGGTCGACATCAAAAAATTGCGCGAAGAAGCAGCTATCATGATGAGCTGTAAAGCCTCCATAAAGGCAAACCGTCATCTGCGCAATGATGAAATCCAAGCACTATTGGATGAACTAAGGCGCACAACCGATCCCTTCACATGCCCTCATGGAAGACCTATCATCATCTCTTATTCCATTTATGAAATGGAGAAAATGTTCAAGCGGATCATGTAA
- a CDS encoding NUDIX hydrolase gives MAHNGIVLVVSVSIFRDDEVLIIRENKPTAIDKWNFPSGRIEYGEDILYSARREVKEETGFDVKLNGTTGVYNFISSTNNQVILFHFTGEVNGGSLNLEEDEILDSRWIKVNDLVKFDNEELREPRVLKQIIDNLLKERVHSISIYNEQLDK, from the coding sequence ATGGCACATAATGGGATAGTTTTAGTAGTTAGTGTATCAATATTCAGAGATGATGAAGTCTTAATAATTAGAGAAAATAAACCAACTGCTATTGATAAGTGGAACTTTCCGAGTGGACGCATTGAATATGGTGAAGACATTCTCTATTCAGCTCGTAGGGAGGTAAAAGAGGAAACTGGCTTTGATGTAAAACTTAATGGTACAACGGGTGTATATAATTTTATCAGTAGTACAAACAATCAAGTTATTCTATTTCATTTTACTGGTGAGGTTAATGGTGGTTCATTAAATCTTGAAGAAGATGAAATTTTAGACAGTAGATGGATTAAGGTGAATGACCTTGTGAAATTTGATAATGAAGAACTACGTGAACCAAGGGTACTAAAGCAAATAATAGATAACTTATTAAAAGAGAGGGTACATTCAATTAGTATTTATAATGAACAACTAGATAAATAA
- a CDS encoding DNA alkylation repair protein, with protein sequence MNENKGTEIKRFSKAENILPQINSKTKLGDLRKIAKDIKKDHELAMELWSTEEFLPRLLAILIMDKKLLSQDVLNKLDKDMQTHTFDERNNLMDWLMANQLTKDKKKIALMESWENSPSALQRRAFWYYQGRLRWTGQTPPDNTAYLLSALEANITQEEPEVQWAMNFTAGWIGVYDEKNRARCIKLGEKTGLYKDEIVAKGCTPSYLPEFITIEVNKRHNN encoded by the coding sequence ATGAATGAAAATAAAGGTACAGAAATAAAACGCTTTTCAAAAGCAGAAAACATTCTACCTCAGATCAATAGTAAAACTAAGCTAGGCGACTTACGAAAAATCGCGAAGGACATTAAAAAAGATCACGAACTAGCTATGGAACTTTGGTCAACCGAAGAGTTTTTGCCCAGACTATTAGCAATCTTAATTATGGACAAAAAACTTCTTTCACAAGATGTGCTAAATAAGCTTGATAAGGATATGCAGACTCACACTTTTGATGAGCGAAATAACTTAATGGATTGGTTAATGGCTAATCAGCTCACCAAAGACAAGAAGAAAATTGCATTGATGGAGTCATGGGAAAATAGTCCTTCTGCTCTTCAAAGGCGAGCTTTCTGGTATTATCAAGGGCGATTGAGATGGACTGGACAAACACCGCCTGATAACACCGCATACTTGCTATCTGCATTAGAAGCTAATATTACGCAGGAAGAACCGGAAGTTCAATGGGCTATGAATTTCACCGCAGGCTGGATAGGCGTTTATGATGAAAAGAATCGTGCACGTTGTATTAAACTTGGTGAGAAAACGGGTCTTTACAAAGATGAAATAGTAGCAAAAGGATGTACTCCCAGCTATTTGCCGGAGTTCATTACAATTGAAGTTAACAAACGACATAATAATTAG
- a CDS encoding helix-turn-helix domain-containing protein → MINYRLGQTVLSYRKKNDMTIREFADYAGISTSLISQIERGQANPSLSVLELIAKALNVPLFTLFINDIDTDSLISRKKDRKKVYRENNDHIVYDVLTPDFMKARIELLMMDLNAHAITTESHYSHDDKEEIAVVMKGQSYVELEGTEYFLDEGDVVRIPPNIKHRFLNKSDETNHILFVLTPALV, encoded by the coding sequence ATGATTAATTATCGCCTTGGTCAAACAGTATTAAGTTATCGTAAGAAAAACGATATGACAATTCGTGAATTTGCCGATTATGCAGGAATCAGCACTTCGCTTATTAGCCAAATTGAAAGAGGACAAGCAAACCCTTCGCTAAGTGTACTAGAATTGATTGCAAAAGCATTAAATGTACCATTGTTTACGCTTTTCATTAACGATATTGATACCGATTCACTCATTTCTAGAAAAAAAGATCGGAAGAAGGTGTATCGTGAAAATAACGACCATATTGTCTATGATGTGTTAACGCCAGATTTCATGAAAGCACGTATCGAACTCTTAATGATGGATTTAAATGCACACGCAATCACTACGGAAAGCCACTATTCACACGACGACAAAGAAGAAATTGCTGTAGTCATGAAAGGTCAATCGTATGTTGAATTGGAAGGCACTGAATATTTTTTAGATGAAGGGGATGTAGTGCGTATTCCACCCAATATTAAACATCGATTTTTGAACAAGAGTGATGAAACAAATCATATTTTATTTGTACTAACTCCAGCGCTAGTTTAA
- a CDS encoding DMT family transporter, with product MQSSIISYVILFFGVFALSTSAIFVKLADAPATITAFYRLFFATIMLLPFLLINKRNRHELYSLSKKQWGLGLLSGLFLAVHYVLWFESLNYTSVASSTVIVTLQPLFSMVGGYFLFKERFSKGAVIGCLVAIAGSIVIGWQDFQISGQALFGDILAFIAAGVITAYFFVGQHVRKKLSLIPYSVIGYASSALFLCIFAFSQQTSFVDYSTQTWLSFIGLAFIATILGQTIFNWLLKWLSTSVISMSILGETIGTCILAYFILDEVISLQQGMGIALILIGLALFLLQQRNNE from the coding sequence TTGCAATCATCAATTATTTCTTATGTAATTTTATTTTTTGGCGTATTTGCATTATCAACTTCAGCAATCTTTGTAAAGTTAGCAGATGCACCTGCGACAATCACGGCGTTCTATCGGCTGTTTTTTGCAACAATAATGCTTTTGCCATTTTTATTAATAAATAAAAGGAATCGACATGAATTATATTCATTGTCAAAAAAACAATGGGGACTCGGACTATTATCAGGCTTATTTTTAGCAGTTCATTATGTATTATGGTTTGAATCATTAAATTACACTTCTGTAGCAAGTTCGACGGTTATCGTTACATTGCAGCCACTTTTTTCGATGGTCGGTGGATATTTTCTATTTAAAGAGAGATTCAGTAAAGGTGCTGTAATAGGTTGTCTTGTAGCGATTGCCGGAAGTATCGTTATTGGATGGCAAGATTTTCAAATTAGTGGACAAGCTTTATTTGGTGATATACTAGCCTTTATTGCAGCGGGGGTTATTACAGCCTATTTCTTTGTAGGCCAGCATGTTCGTAAAAAGCTATCTCTTATTCCATATTCAGTTATCGGTTATGCCAGCAGTGCACTATTTTTGTGTATTTTTGCGTTCAGCCAGCAAACTTCTTTCGTTGATTATTCCACACAAACATGGTTGTCCTTTATTGGATTAGCGTTTATTGCAACGATATTAGGGCAAACGATTTTTAATTGGCTGTTGAAATGGCTAAGTACTTCAGTTATTTCAATGAGCATATTAGGAGAGACGATTGGAACCTGTATACTCGCTTATTTTATTTTGGATGAGGTTATTTCTTTACAACAAGGTATGGGTATCGCACTCATCTTAATCGGTTTAGCATTATTTTTACTACAGCAAAGAAATAACGAATAA